TCCGCTTGCTTCTCTTCGTGTGACTGAAACGGTATTTGACCGATCTTGGTGACGCCATCGACCAATCGAGCCACATCTTCTCCGAATTGTTTTTCCAGTTCATCGTGCGTGGCCACCGTATCTTCAACCGTATCATGTAAGAGGCCAGCCACGATCGCCGGAACATCCAGCTTCAGACAAGCCAAGATGTTTGCCACCGCGAGAGGATGCTGCAAATAGGGCTCACCCGATTGCCTCATTTGTCCGTCATGGGCGTGAGCAGAAAATTCATACGCACGACGAATCATCTGTACATCAGCCTCCGGATGATAGGCTTGTACACGGTTAATCAATTCGTCAATTTCTTTAATCGATGTCATCAACATGCGAGATGCCGTCCTTGTCCTCTCACTTTTATATCGCGAATTCGTAGTTGAATACGATCCAGCCCCTTCCAACGATTGATCTCGGGCACAAACACCATATCAATCATTCGGCGCTCAAGCCGTCGCAATGGTTCGATGGCTCCCATCCGAAACCCTAAACACTCAAACGGAACAGAACGACCTTGGCGAACGATCAACTTGAGATGATCCTTACCGAGCACACGTTGCTCCAATACCGTGACCTGTTGGCCTAAAAACACCGGCTCAGGGTTACCCACGCCAAAGGGCTGAAGTTGCTCAAACTCCCGAAGAAGTCTGGGTTGTATCTGTTGAAGGGCGACAGGAGCATCAACGTCTAACGAAGGGGTAAAGCCTCCATCTTCCAGGGAAACTTTTGTGATTTGAGAGAACCGATCCTGAAATGCTTCGAACTGGGTCTCTTGGATTTGGATTCCGGCAGCGGCCGGATGTCCTCCAAATCCTGCCAAGAGATCTGAACATCGCGTCAAGAGCTGACACACATCCAACCCAGGAACACTGCGGACCGAACCTCGCCCAAATCCCTGTGCGTTAAACGCCACGACAATAGCTGGCCGGGCAAATCGTTCCACCAGCCTGGACGCGACGATTCCCACCACTCCCACATGCCATCGACGACTCCCGACGACGAGAGCGCTAGGTGTCACGGATTCATCGATCATCTCAATGGCTTCTTCGACGCTCTCTTGCTCCAACTCTCGGCGTTGATTATTCAGGTTCGCTAATTGCTGCGCCACGGCAAGAGCCTCTTGTGGCGACTCGCTCGTGAGCAGATCCACACCTAATCGAGCATGAGCCAAACGGCCAGCCGCATTGATCATTGGCGCTAATCGAAACGCCACCATACCTTCCGACACCGAGCCGGAAATTCCAGCAGACTTTTTTAACGCGTCTACTCCTGTTCGCGCATTGTCGCCCATTTGATTCAGCCCATGACGAACAAGCACACGATTTTCATCCTGTAATGGAACCATGTCCGCCAACGTGGCTAACGCTGCCAAATCGGACAACGCGGCGACATCGACGTCAGCGTCAACATACCGTGAACAGTACGACGAAGCCACTTTGAACGCGAGCCCGCCAGAACACAAGCCCTTGAATGGATACCGACAGTCGGCACGCTGAGGGTTCAAAAAGGCAAAGGCTTCAGGATGGGGGCCTAAAATTTGATGATGATCGGTAATAATGACATCCAGCCCAAGCTCCTGAGCCAGGCGCACTTCCTTGTGGCAACTCGTCCCACAATCAACCGTGACCAGGACCTTAACCCCTTCTTTAGCCAACCGACAGACGGCTTCTTCATTCAGCCCATAGCCTTCACGCTGTCGGTCTGGGATGTAATATCCAACGACGGCCCCCAGTGGACGCAAAAACGACAAATACAGACTGGTCGCCGATATCCCATCAACATCATAATCACCGTAACAACAAATCTTTTCTTGTCTTTCAATGGCATGGTGGAGGCGATCCACAGCTCTTCCCATATCAGCCATCAGAAAAGGGTCATGCAGAGAAATACGGTCCTGCGTCAACCATTGACGAGCCAACTCGACTTCTGAAAACCCTCGATGAAATAGAACAGTCGCGGTGAGTGTCGAAAGACCCAGATCTTCGGCCAATCGCGTGACGTGCGATGGGCTACTTTTGCGCACATTCCACTTTTTGGTCACCAACATCGTGTCTCCAACTTGCCTGGCAGGTCTTGAACATTCATCTCGTGAATCAACACGTTCACCCAAAAACCGGAAGACGATCGACTGATTGCATTGTACCGTAAAGAAAAGGTCTGGAGAAACGTCGGGGAAGCGAAACGGTAGGAGAATCTGACTGATGAGGTCAAGACATCGTCATTTCAAAACAACGGTTGCTCTGATAAACGATTACTGACCTCCTTTTTGCACATAATTTTTCACGAATTCTGCGGCATTTTCTTCGAGCACTTGGTCAATCTCGTCAACCAATTCATCGATTTCTTCTTTGAGCTTTTCCCCAGTCTCAACGACCTTGGGATTCGCCTGAATATCGTCGGCTTCCTTGGCAGAATCTGACTGTCTGTTATCGTGCTGACGTTCTTGCTTTTCCATAACGCCACCTCCAGCCGCAAAGAGTGAAAAGCCTTACTCATGACATGAGCGAAAAACACTATGTCCAGACTACTCCTCACAGAATCACCCGTCAAGTTGTCGATTGAGAGAATTCATTGATCCCCCTCTACCGGTATGATAAGATTTTCCTCCACGGGCGATTAGCTCAGGGGGAGAGCGCTACCTTCACACGGTAGAGGTCACTGGTTCGATACCAGTATCGCCCACCATGCCTATTCATAGCTGAGCTTCATCTTTCAGTCATGACTCCCCAACATTCCTACAGACTGTTATTCCCCTTCCTGCTGATGCTCTTAGTAGGGTGCGGTGGAGGACCTCCTGAAGCACCTTCACCATTACCTCCATCGGCCAGTGACCTGGATCTCCTCGGTCTTATACGCTTGTGTAATACGGCGGAGATGGTACGAAATTTGGAAGATCAAATAAATTATCAGCAAAGACCATGGGGAAGCGGAGAAGAATGGTCCACCGAAACTCACATTCGACACAAGAAGAAACAGTGGCTGTTTTTTAACAAGGATAAGGTCTTGGTCGCCCTGGTTACAAGCTATCCTTTAGGGTTGAACCTCGAACCATACCCCGTTTTGCGAGGCACTCTATCTCAATTAACCCCGGCACGCGAATTCTTCACGAATCTTGATTCCCTCATCAGTGAGACACATTCTGATACGATCAAACTATACCGGACAGGTGATGAAAAAACGACGACCCAATACCTCGTCCGGCAAAACGACGATGGCGAGCAGGACTTGATGGTCGCTGTCATCGTCCTGGACCCCTATGAAACGCTACTTGACGGAGCACAGCCAGAATTTTTATCTCCTATAAAACCAGTCGACAATGAACCGAAGACTCAACACTTTCTCGCATCTCAACAATTTGCTAGAGGCGAAATCGCCCTCTTTGAATCTTGTCCTGGCAAAAAGCCTGATATCGCGATAGACGCCTACAGTCTAGCCATCAAATTTGGCCTCGGCGATGCCAAACAAGTCGCTGAAGCCCATCATCGCCTGGGGCTTGCCTTGCGGGATGAAGGAAAACTGACAGAAGCACGGGAAGCCATCGAAGAATCATTAACGATCCAACCCTATTCGCCTCATGTATTAAATAGTCTGGGCATCGTCCTCATACAATTGAAAAAACCTTCGCAAGCGATTACGACGTTCGAAAAAGCCATCACCTTACAACCCAACTACGCGCGAGCACGGTTTAACTTGGCGCAGGCCTATGAACAGACCAATCCTCGTCGGGCCATCGATGAGTATGAAACCTATCTCGCTCTCGTCCAACATATCCCCGAAGAATCCACTCGCGCCGCGCTCGCCAAAGACCGTCTTGAGAAATTGAAGTGAAAAAAAAATATTATGCCGTTCGACGGGGCCGTCAGGTTGGTGTCTTCCTGACATGGCCGGAATGTCAACGACAGATCGCCCAGTTCTCCGGGGCCGAATACCAATCATTCCCAACCAGGGAAGAAGCGGAAGCGTATGCTTTTCCCGATTCTTCAAACATTGTTGAAGACTCGGAGGATATTCAAAATACGATTGACATTTGGGTGGATGGATCGTGCATACCGCGCACTGACGGCTCACTACGTCTCGGATGGGCCTACCTTGCTCGTAAGAATGGACAGGAAATTCATCGTGATCGCGGAAATGACATCCCTCAGAGCGCCTGTCACCATCGAAACGTCGCTGGCGAAATCATGGCTGTTCGTAAGGCGATCGAATGGTGCCAAACTCAACCTATCACCAACCTCCGCGTTCATTATGATTACCAAGGACTAGCCAGCTGGCCAACCTACGCCTGGAAGAGGAATACTCCGTTCACTCAGGAGTATGCAGAAATGGTTCGAACGTCAGGGATGACCATAGAATGGGTTAAAGTTAAGGCGCACAGCGGAGATCTCAATAATGAACTCGTCGACCAAGAAGCGAAGAAAGCTGCCTTAGAGTGACAGTCATTCCCATGAACTTCACCACATGTGAGGTTGGAACTGCACAAAATGGATTGATGCGTGTCAGCTAAATCTTATGGGAATTCACGAGAATTGAGGGGAAGGGGTAAGGGGAAATCAAAGGTATGTCAGAGAGGAACGTACTAAAGCTTGCCTTCACCCTTGAGATAACTACGGAAGCGTCCCATGAGTTCTTCACCGAGAACGCCAACGTCTGGCTTGGTCTTCATGTAATCACGAATTTCTTCTAACCGGTGTTCGGCTTGGTCATTCCCTTTCAAACGTTTGACCTTCACCAACGCATCATCAAACGCATCAAACGTCAGCTCTTTGTACCCGAACGCGCGAATACGTTTCACTGCTTTCATCATGGCTTCGTTTCGAAACACGGTGAGGTGTTCCGAGTCGATTTCTTCAAGCCCTAGCTTTCGCGCTCGCCGTTCCGCGGCTTTTCGAATGCCGCTTCGCACAAAGTCCGGCGAGGTCTGAAGCCGTTTCCAGGCCTCATCTGACCATGCCACTCGAGATTGCGGAGCTTCCCATAGACAAAGCAAAGACTCTGCGTCAATGAGCGTGATGCCTTGCTCTCGGGCCAGATCTTCGGCATCATGCTTCAACATGTCCGAGACAAACTCCTTAGCCATGGGGGGAGAATCCTCGATTTTTTTACCCAACAGCGCCACCGCATCCTCGGTCCATTCCAATGGGGGACCAATCTGCTCCTGTATATCGCCTAAAGCCTCTACTTTCTCAAAGAGCTCGACGTTCACTTCCATGTGCCCACGTTCTTTTGCGATATCTGCCGCAATTCGCTTAATCATATCCCGCATAAACTCGGGGACTGTTTCAAGCCGTTTTTTCGCTTCAGCCGTCCATGGAAGTTGACCCTGTTCTATATCTTGAGCAGCCTGACTGAGACCCGCTTCGCCACCCATCTGCCCCATCATCTGCTGTTTAAACTGATCGAGAATCTCGACCGTAATTTGAGGATAGCCAAGTTCTTTGGCTTTTTTGATGGCCAACCGCTTGACCATACCTCTCAAAAAGAATGGAGCACGCTCCAGACGCTTCAGCGCATCATCCGTCCAGACGACTTCCTGGTCAGTGATGTTTTGATCAGATGAACTCATGTTTAGACATTCTCAACTTACGATTTATTTTATTGGTTTAATAATTCCTTGATTTCTTTCCCGGCTTTAAAGAATGGCATACGCTTCTCCGGCACTTCTACCGTTTCCCCGGTCTTCGGATTACGACCTTCCTTCGTTTGCCGAACTCTCAGGCGGAAGCTACCGAACCCGCGTATTTCAGTTTTTTCACCATTTTTCAACGAATCCCGAATGGAATCAAACAGGGTATTGACCACAAGCTCCGCTTGTCGATGGCTAAGCGTGGGAGCCTGCTCACTTAACCTTTCAATCAGGTGAGCTTTTGTCATTCATGCCTCCTTCAATAACATTCAGGCACACGCTGATTCAAGAACTTCCGAGAAGCATACCAGACCAATCCGTCAAAAAACCATTAAGTACATCAATGGATTCCAAGATGTTTGCAAAATGACCGATGACGCGTTTCCAAGAAAAGAGCTTTCCAGGAAATCTCTGAAAGAAAACTGCCTGGTCGGCTCCACGACCCGAGGTTCACCTTCAATTCCGCTGAGTTTACCTGCGAGCTGGATCGCGTCAGTCAGATCACCCAGTTCATCAACCAATAAGGAATCTTTGGCTTGACGTCCGGTAAAAACCCGCCCATCCGCCAACAGTTCGACATCCGCGATATCCAAGGACCGCCCCTCCGCCACCGCTTCAAT
The genomic region above belongs to Nitrospirales bacterium and contains:
- the recJ gene encoding single-stranded-DNA-specific exonuclease RecJ, translated to MLVTKKWNVRKSSPSHVTRLAEDLGLSTLTATVLFHRGFSEVELARQWLTQDRISLHDPFLMADMGRAVDRLHHAIERQEKICCYGDYDVDGISATSLYLSFLRPLGAVVGYYIPDRQREGYGLNEEAVCRLAKEGVKVLVTVDCGTSCHKEVRLAQELGLDVIITDHHQILGPHPEAFAFLNPQRADCRYPFKGLCSGGLAFKVASSYCSRYVDADVDVAALSDLAALATLADMVPLQDENRVLVRHGLNQMGDNARTGVDALKKSAGISGSVSEGMVAFRLAPMINAAGRLAHARLGVDLLTSESPQEALAVAQQLANLNNQRRELEQESVEEAIEMIDESVTPSALVVGSRRWHVGVVGIVASRLVERFARPAIVVAFNAQGFGRGSVRSVPGLDVCQLLTRCSDLLAGFGGHPAAAGIQIQETQFEAFQDRFSQITKVSLEDGGFTPSLDVDAPVALQQIQPRLLREFEQLQPFGVGNPEPVFLGQQVTVLEQRVLGKDHLKLIVRQGRSVPFECLGFRMGAIEPLRRLERRMIDMVFVPEINRWKGLDRIQLRIRDIKVRGQGRHLAC
- a CDS encoding ubiquitin-like protein Pup, translating into MEKQERQHDNRQSDSAKEADDIQANPKVVETGEKLKEEIDELVDEIDQVLEENAAEFVKNYVQKGGQ
- a CDS encoding tetratricopeptide repeat protein codes for the protein MEDQINYQQRPWGSGEEWSTETHIRHKKKQWLFFNKDKVLVALVTSYPLGLNLEPYPVLRGTLSQLTPAREFFTNLDSLISETHSDTIKLYRTGDEKTTTQYLVRQNDDGEQDLMVAVIVLDPYETLLDGAQPEFLSPIKPVDNEPKTQHFLASQQFARGEIALFESCPGKKPDIAIDAYSLAIKFGLGDAKQVAEAHHRLGLALRDEGKLTEAREAIEESLTIQPYSPHVLNSLGIVLIQLKKPSQAITTFEKAITLQPNYARARFNLAQAYEQTNPRRAIDEYETYLALVQHIPEESTRAALAKDRLEKLK
- a CDS encoding ribonuclease H family protein: MKKKYYAVRRGRQVGVFLTWPECQRQIAQFSGAEYQSFPTREEAEAYAFPDSSNIVEDSEDIQNTIDIWVDGSCIPRTDGSLRLGWAYLARKNGQEIHRDRGNDIPQSACHHRNVAGEIMAVRKAIEWCQTQPITNLRVHYDYQGLASWPTYAWKRNTPFTQEYAEMVRTSGMTIEWVKVKAHSGDLNNELVDQEAKKAALE
- a CDS encoding PCP reductase family protein, which produces MSSSDQNITDQEVVWTDDALKRLERAPFFLRGMVKRLAIKKAKELGYPQITVEILDQFKQQMMGQMGGEAGLSQAAQDIEQGQLPWTAEAKKRLETVPEFMRDMIKRIAADIAKERGHMEVNVELFEKVEALGDIQEQIGPPLEWTEDAVALLGKKIEDSPPMAKEFVSDMLKHDAEDLAREQGITLIDAESLLCLWEAPQSRVAWSDEAWKRLQTSPDFVRSGIRKAAERRARKLGLEEIDSEHLTVFRNEAMMKAVKRIRAFGYKELTFDAFDDALVKVKRLKGNDQAEHRLEEIRDYMKTKPDVGVLGEELMGRFRSYLKGEGKL
- a CDS encoding integration host factor subunit beta, which gives rise to MTKAHLIERLSEQAPTLSHRQAELVVNTLFDSIRDSLKNGEKTEIRGFGSFRLRVRQTKEGRNPKTGETVEVPEKRMPFFKAGKEIKELLNQ